The nucleotide sequence TGAAATAGTTCTCATTCAATAAATGGAGGGCACCAGGTTGCCGAATTGGCTTGATACCAGTTAAACGTTCAATTTCTGATATCGGTGGCGTCATCACATCAAAACTAAATAATTGATGTTCTTCACAAAAAGAACGTGTTATCTCGATCAGTTCTTGATTGATTAATGTATGCAGGACAAGTGCTTTTTCTTCTAATGCATCTTGCAATGCCTGCCTTAATGTTTTTTCATCTGTCACGAACGTTCTGCGGAATAGGTTGAACTCAACGGTAGGATACTGAGCCATAGTAGCTTGCGCTAGTTTTGTCGCAGTTTCTCCAGCAGAGTCGGAGATGACAAAAAAAGTAACGATTTCTGTAGAATCGGAAGTCATGGATAAAACCTCACTTGCATTTTTTTTATGTTTATTATACCATACTCTAGAATGCGTACTTCGTAATCATTTTGATTTGGAGGAATAAGTCATGAAAAAACAGACATTGATCGAACAATCATTAGAAACATTGAAAAATAACGGTTTTAAATATACTAAAAAAAGAGAAGCATTGTTAACTTATTTAGTGAAGCGTAACCGCTACGTATCTGCTAAAGAAGTTTTTGACTATATGAATCAGGAATTCAAAGGGGTAAGTTATGATACGATTTACCGGAATCTCCATGATTTTGCAGAGATCGATTTACTGGAAGAAACCGATTTAAATGGAGAAATGAAGTTTCGTTTTCATTGCTGTCAGGGGGAAATCGGCCATCACCATCATTTTATCTGTACAGTGTGCGGAACAACGAAAGAAATCCATATGTGTCCGATGAATTATTTCGAAGAACAGCTAGGTGGATGCACGATCGAAGGGCATAGATTCGAGATTTTCGGAAGATGTGAAAATTGTCAATAAGGATTTAAATAAAATAACATTTGATAATTTAAAAAAAAAGCAAGATTTCCTTGACGGTCAAAACAGCATTAGATATAATATTTACAGGACAGTCTTGTTTTTTGAGATATATTTCAATAACAATTACGGTTACTTTTTAAGCTCGGAGGGAGGGAATTAACATGTCAAAAACAGTCGTTCGCAAAAACGAATCACTTGACGATGCTCTTCGTCGCTTCAAACGTTCCGTGTCAAAAGCGGGTACTTTACAAGAATCTCGTAAACGTGAATTCTACGAAAAACCAAGTGTAAGACGCAAGAAAAAATCTGAAGCAGCTAGAAAACGCAAAAAATTCTAGTTCTGTGATGAATTGGAGTTGGTAGTGTGTCACTACTAAGTAGATTAAACGATGACATGAAAGCAGCGATGAAAGCGAAAGATAAGGAATCTTTACAAGTCATCCGAATGATCAAGTCATCTATACAAAACGAGCAGATTAAAGAAGGTCACGACTTGACAGAAGAAGAAGAACTAACGGTGTTGTCTCGTGAAATGAAACAGCGACGTGATTCTTTGCATGAGTTTGAAGAAGCAGGACGTGACGATTTAGCTGAAAAAGTAAAAAGTGAAATTGTAATAGTCGAAAAATATATGCCGGAACAACTTTCCAACGAAGAAATTCGACAACTTGTTCAAGAAGCAATCACTCAAACTGGTGCTTCATCAATGAAAGAATTTGGCAAAGTTATGGGTGCAATTATGCCTAAAGTCAAAGGAAAAGCAGATGGAAACCAAGTGAATGCGATTGTGAAAGAACTATTACAATCTTAATTTTATCATTTAAACTGCGGACAGTGATTATCCGCAGTTTTTTGTGTTCGTAAAAAAAGAACTAAAAAACAGCTAGAAGAAAGAATCTTATTCTTTCTTCTAGCTGTTTTTTTCCTGTTTAATATCTCTTATGTTAAATTGTGTTTGATTTGGTTATTCTTCTGGTAACTCACTTGCTTCTTGTTTATATCCTGATACGCGATATACATAATAAAAGAGCAAGCTGCCAGCGTAACCAAGCAACGTTGGGACGACCCAGCCAAGACCTAATGCAGCAAAAGGAACATAATGATGATAAAATCCTAGTAAGCTTGCTACGACAGTTTGCTGACTCACTAATGCAGGCGAATTTGCCAACATATCCAATACGGCTGGAACGGCAGAAAAGAACATCGTTACTTGATAGACAAATGGACTCTTTTGGAAGAATTTTGCTGTTAAGGAAAGTAAGATTAACGCAAGTGACAATGGATACAAAAGCATCAATACTGGTAAAGACCATTGGATGATATTATCCAATCCGGCATTCGCAACGACAAAAGAGACAAAAGTCGTTAACCGCAGCCATGTCATATAACTGACTTTAGGGAACAGTTTATGGAAATCTTGTGCAAAAGAAACAACGAGTCCCATAGCAGTAGTGAAGACACCTAATGTGACCATTACCCCTAAGAAGCTAGCACCGAAGTTACCTAAATAAAAATTAGTGATCTGAGAAAGTGCAGTTCCGCCATTTTCTGATAAAGACATCTTATTCAAACTCATCGCACCGAGAAGGACCAGACCAAAATAAATCATGACTTCTAACGCAACGCTCAGGCTACCAGCTTTTGCTGTTAATTCTGTGACTTTTTTATCTTTAAAACCAAGATCACGAACTGCATGGACAAAAGTGACACTTAAAGCAAGTAAAGCTACTGCATCAACCGTGTTGTATCCTTCTAAAACGCCATTTGTCAAAGCGTTCGTCTGATAAGAATCTGCAGCAGATTGGTTTAGATTCCCCATGGGTTGGAATAAAGAAACGACAAAAATGATAGCTAATAATGCAAGAAACAAGGAGTTTAAATACTTTCCGACATATTTGACCAAACGTGTTGGATGTACAGTAAGGAAATAAGCAAGTAAAAAGAAAAGAGCAGAGAATAAAAACATACCTAATGAATCATATTTTTCAGGCAAAAAGGGTTTAGCAGCCATTTCAAAAGCAGTTGCTGCTGTCCGCGGTGTACCAAAGAATGGTCCGATCGTTAAATGAACAAGGATCAAGAACAAGGCAGCATACCATTTTCCGACAGGTTTAGCTAAGTCATACAGACCATCACTTTTTGTCACTACTACAGCTAAGATAGCTAATAATGGGAAAAGAGCGCCTGAGATGGCAAATCCTACACCAGCGCTGATCCAGTTTGATCCAGCCATTTGACCTAAGTGTACAGGAAAGATCAGATTACCTGACCCGAAGAACATCCCGAAGATAAGTGAACTGACCATCAATAATTGCTTCCATGAATAAGTTTTTGTTTCTTCCATAAATTTTTCCTCCAATAATTATCATTTTGAGTAACAAAATAAACGTTGCAGAAACTAGAAATACCACTAATATCAGATTCCATGAAAACCACCACCTTAAAATATAAAAAAAGCCCTTTTCCACTTGGGAAAAGGGCTCTAGATTCTAGAACGGTACCACCTTTTTTCGCTTAAAAAAGCTTCTTCATTCACGGACGCTTTTCGATAAAGTTATCCGCTAGCCTGATAATGGAGGCAGCCACAATGATCTACGTTTTCGACATTGACTCGGAAATGATGTTCGTCTATTCGATTTATTGTCATTTCTCACTTACATGACTCACTGGGAATAAATCACTGAATAGCCTACTGTTTTCCTCGACGCTTTGCTGTATATTTATTTGTTGACGTTATAATACACCTGTTTTTTTTGAAATGCAAGAATATTTCAAATATTTTGTTTTCTTTTTTTGAAACAAGAAAAATACCCAGAGAATACTTGCTAAGTTAGACGGAATACTTGTCCTCTATCTTATGCATAGCTTACATGATCAGCTTTTTTTATTCAAACGAGACCTTTAGAGAATGGAAGCGGCTAGTTTTTTAACGTTTCTTGGTACTTATGGTTAAGCAACTCTTTTAGAACCTTTTCTTATTTGCTATATAGTTTCTTCTGAGTATGGTAAAATAGGAAAGAATTAATCGAAAAAAAGGGGATGTCTATTTTTGACGGAAGAGTCTAGTTCTTTAGAGATTAGATTGACGGCTGCTGATGATGTCAGCATGCTTTTAGGTGCACACGACAAGCATATAAAACTGATTGAGGAAACAACGGAAACAACCATCCATACACGTGGAGAAATCATTCAGATCATTGGTGAGCAATCCCAGATTTTCTTGGCTGCCTCAGTCATTCGGACATTACAGGAATTGATCAAACGAGGAATCCACGTAAGTACGCCCGATGTTGTGACGGCATTGAAAATGGGGCAAAAAGGTACATTAGATTATTTTGTTGAGATGTATGAGGAAGAGATCGTCAAAGACCGTAATGGAAAACCTATACGGGTAAAAAACAGCGGCCAAAAGAAATATGTCGAATCGGTAGCCAAACATGATATCGTATTTGGCGTAGGACCAGCCGGGACAGGAAAAACTTTTCTTGCAGTAGTATTAGCAATCGCTGCCTTGAAAAAAGGTGAAGTGCAAAAAATCATTTTGACGCGGCCTGCTGTGGAAGCAGGTGAAAATCTAGGCTTTCTTCCCGGGGATCTAAAAGAAAAAGTGGATCCTTATCTGCGGCCTGTTTATGATGCTTTATACCAAATTTTTGGATTGGATCATACGAACCGATTGATGGAACGAGGCGTAATCGAAATCGCACCTTTAGCTTACATGCGGGGGCGAACATTGGATGATGCATTCGTTATCTTGGACGAAGCACAAAACACGACAGTCGCTCAGATGAAAATGTTCTTGACCCGTCTCGGTTATCAATCAAAAATGATTGTCAATGGGGATACAAGTCAGATAGACTTGCCTCGAGGGACGACAAGTGGTCTTGTTCATGCAGAACGAACATTAAAGCAAATCAAGAAAATCGATTTTGTTAATTTTGAAGCAAGTGACGTTGTTCGGCACCCTGTAGTTGCCGAAATCATCAAAGCTTATGAAAAGGCAGATCTCCATCAAGAATAAGCTTTGCTTAGGAGGATAAGCACATGTTGAATAAAACACTGCAGAAACTACAAGAAAAACTTGGAAAGGCAGCATTGCCTTTCCTGCTGTTCTTGTTTTTTATCATTATCTGCGGCGTTACATTTAGTAGTGTCAAACAAAAGGTCAATGATTTCAGAGAAGGCCAAGTAGCAGAAGAAAGTATCCGTGCGAACAAAACGATCGAGAACACGGAAGAAACCGAACAAAAAAGAAAACTGGCAGCAGAAGCAGTCACTCCAGAATACACTTACCAAAAAGATCTTGCAGATGACCAGAACAATCGGATCAAGCAACTATTTGAATTGATCGATAAGACGAATGATGCCATCAACAAATCTTATGACGAAAAGATTGATAAGGCAAAGGAAGATGAAAATATCCCAAAGCCTACTACAGAAGAGCGGATCGCCGCGCTGAAGAAAAATTTTGAAAATGTGAATGCAGAAAATGTTGTGTTTTATCAAAAACTACCGAACAATTTTTATTCGACGATATTTGAAATGACTGAAACTGAGATTCATACTGTGAGGGATGAGAGTCTGAAGCTCATTGACGAACAGATGAGCAAACAAGTTCGTGAAAGTGAATTGGAAGCTTTTAAACAAGAAGCAGAAGAGCAAATCCAATATTTGAATGTCACACCAGCACAACAACAAAT is from Enterococcus faecium and encodes:
- a CDS encoding Fur family transcriptional regulator, producing the protein MKKQTLIEQSLETLKNNGFKYTKKREALLTYLVKRNRYVSAKEVFDYMNQEFKGVSYDTIYRNLHDFAEIDLLEETDLNGEMKFRFHCCQGEIGHHHHFICTVCGTTKEIHMCPMNYFEEQLGGCTIEGHRFEIFGRCENCQ
- the rpsU gene encoding 30S ribosomal protein S21; translation: MSKTVVRKNESLDDALRRFKRSVSKAGTLQESRKREFYEKPSVRRKKKSEAARKRKKF
- the brnQ gene encoding branched-chain amino acid transport system II carrier protein translates to MEETKTYSWKQLLMVSSLIFGMFFGSGNLIFPVHLGQMAGSNWISAGVGFAISGALFPLLAILAVVVTKSDGLYDLAKPVGKWYAALFLILVHLTIGPFFGTPRTAATAFEMAAKPFLPEKYDSLGMFLFSALFFLLAYFLTVHPTRLVKYVGKYLNSLFLALLAIIFVVSLFQPMGNLNQSAADSYQTNALTNGVLEGYNTVDAVALLALSVTFVHAVRDLGFKDKKVTELTAKAGSLSVALEVMIYFGLVLLGAMSLNKMSLSENGGTALSQITNFYLGNFGASFLGVMVTLGVFTTAMGLVVSFAQDFHKLFPKVSYMTWLRLTTFVSFVVANAGLDNIIQWSLPVLMLLYPLSLALILLSLTAKFFQKSPFVYQVTMFFSAVPAVLDMLANSPALVSQQTVVASLLGFYHHYVPFAALGLGWVVPTLLGYAGSLLFYYVYRVSGYKQEASELPEE
- a CDS encoding GatB/YqeY domain-containing protein; protein product: MSLLSRLNDDMKAAMKAKDKESLQVIRMIKSSIQNEQIKEGHDLTEEEELTVLSREMKQRRDSLHEFEEAGRDDLAEKVKSEIVIVEKYMPEQLSNEEIRQLVQEAITQTGASSMKEFGKVMGAIMPKVKGKADGNQVNAIVKELLQS
- a CDS encoding PhoH family protein; protein product: MTEESSSLEIRLTAADDVSMLLGAHDKHIKLIEETTETTIHTRGEIIQIIGEQSQIFLAASVIRTLQELIKRGIHVSTPDVVTALKMGQKGTLDYFVEMYEEEIVKDRNGKPIRVKNSGQKKYVESVAKHDIVFGVGPAGTGKTFLAVVLAIAALKKGEVQKIILTRPAVEAGENLGFLPGDLKEKVDPYLRPVYDALYQIFGLDHTNRLMERGVIEIAPLAYMRGRTLDDAFVILDEAQNTTVAQMKMFLTRLGYQSKMIVNGDTSQIDLPRGTTSGLVHAERTLKQIKKIDFVNFEASDVVRHPVVAEIIKAYEKADLHQE